A stretch of the Capsicum annuum cultivar UCD-10X-F1 chromosome 10, UCD10Xv1.1, whole genome shotgun sequence genome encodes the following:
- the LOC107845836 gene encoding gibberellin 2-beta-dioxygenase 1 encodes MVVLSMPATNDQFSIIKNSCKSPPSYFPSNIPLIDLSKPDIKNQLVKACEEFGFFKVINHGVPIEFINKLELQAIKFFSSPLSQKEKTGPPDPFGYGNKTIGPNGDVGWVEYILLSTNSEFNYQKFASILGVNPQDIRCAVNDYVSSMKKMACEILEMLAEGLKIHPKNVFSKLIMDEKSDSLFRINHYPPYCSDEIQEFNGRNLIGFGEHTDPQIISLLRSNNTCGLQISLVDGHWISVPPDQNSFFINVGDSLQVMTNGRFKSVKHRVLANNVKSRLSMIYFGGPPLSEKIGPLPSLLMKGDQDSLYKEFTWFEYKKSAYKSRLADNRLVQFEKV; translated from the exons ATGGTAGTCTTGTCTATGCCAGCAACAAATGACCAATTCTCCATAATCAAGAATTCATGTAAATCCCCTCCATCATATTTCCCTAGTAATATTCCATTAATTGACCTATCAAAACCAGACATAAAGAACCAACTAGTTAAAGCTTGTGAAGAATTTGGTTTCTTCAAAGTCATTAACCATGGTGTCCCTATTGAATTTATTAACAAACTTGAATTACAAGCCATTAAATTCTTCTCATCACCATTGTCACAAAAGGAAAAAACTGGTCCTCCTGACCCTTTTGGTTATGGTAACAAGACAATTGGACCtaatggtgatgttggttgggTTGAATACATTCTTTTGTCAACAAATTCTGAATTCAATTACCAAAAATTTGCATCTATTTTGGGTGTTAATCCACAAGATATAAG ATGTGCTGTGAATGATTATgtatcatcaatgaagaaaatgGCTTGTGAGATACTTGAAATGTTAGCAGAAGGATTGAAAATTCATCCAAAGAATGTATTTAGTAAACTAATAATGGATGAAAAAAGTGATTCACTATTTAGGATAAATCACTACCCACCATATTGTAGTGATGAAATTCAAGAATTCAATGGAAGAAATTTGATTGGATTTGGTGAACATACTGATCCACAAATCATTTCTTTATTGAGATCCAATAACACTTGTGGACTTCAAATTTCACTTGTTGATGGACATTGGATTTCTGTTCCACCTGATCAAAATTCTTTCTTTATCAATGTTGGTGATTCATTACAG gTGATGACAAATGGGAGGTTTAAGAGTGTAAAGCATAGGGTATTGGCcaataatgtaaaatcaagattatCAATGATTTATTTTGGAGGACCACCATTGAGTGAAAAGATAGGACCTTTGCCATCACTATTAATGAAAGGGGATCAAGACAGCTTGTACAAAGAATTTACATGGTTTGAGTATAAAAAATCAGCATATAAATCTAGATTGGCTGATAATAGGTTGGTCCAATTTGAGAAAGTATAG
- the LOC107844096 gene encoding extensin-2-like: MVPKVPKDHYKVSSKKQFLPNNYKVSSLPKKDYYKKPAVSDYYKIPSFPKGNYDKVPPMPKQEYKVPSSVPENDYYKKPSVSDNYKVPPFSKEPKNEYYKVPSLSKSDYYKKPTDPKELEHPSYYYKSPPPPSPPPRLPYYYNSPPLPSPSPPPPQYYYISLSPPTPSPPPPYYYHSSTTPSPSHY, from the exons ATGGTGCCAAAGGTACCTAAAGACCACTACAAGGTGTCATCCAAAAAACAATTTTTGCCTAACAACTACAAGGTGTCGTCTTTGCCAAAGAAGGACTACTACAAGAAACCAGCAGTTTCTGATTACTACAAGATCCCATCTTTTCCGAAAGGTAACTACGACAAGGTACCTCCTATGCCTAAACAAGAGTACAAGGTGCCATCATCTGTGCCGGAGAATGACTACTACAAGAAACCGTCAGTTTCAGATAACTACAAGGTCCCACCTTTTTCGAAAG AGCCAAAGAATGAGTATTACAAGGTACCTTCATTGTCAAAAAGCGATTATTACAAGAAGCCAACCGATCCTAAGGAACTCGAGCACCCTTCGTACTATTACAAGTCACCACCTCCACCATCGCCTCCCCCTCGACTACCATACTACTATAATTCACCACCTCTTCCTTCGCcgtcaccaccaccaccacagtACTACTATATTTCACTGTCTCCTCCTACACCGTCACCGCCACCTCCCTACTATTATCACTCATCCACAACTCCTTCTCCATCACACTACTAG
- the LOC124888081 gene encoding VQ motif-containing protein 1-like: protein MSTREGVKIVIINTEYIQTDASSFKSVVQKLTGKNSSTSPAPMTSRGRNISGHRRSDGHDDKLLLKDLPPLDELLGLYTDEVVRYMQ, encoded by the coding sequence ATGTCCACTAGAGAAGGTGTAAAGATAGTCATAATAAACACAGAATATATACAAACAGATGCAAGCAGCTTCAAATCTGTTGTTCAAAAACTAACTGGCAAGAATTCTTCTACTTCTCCGGCGCCGATGACATCGCGTGGACGGAATATCTCCGGCCACCGGAGATCGGATGGTCATGATGACAAGTTGTTGTTGAAGGATTTGCCACCTCTAGATGAACTTCTTGGCCTTTATACAGATGAAGTAGTACGTTATATGCAGTGA